In Diceros bicornis minor isolate mBicDic1 chromosome 24, mDicBic1.mat.cur, whole genome shotgun sequence, the following are encoded in one genomic region:
- the L3HYPDH gene encoding trans-3-hydroxy-L-proline dehydratase — translation MESALAVARLPPHDPGTPALAVVDMHTGGEPLRVVLAGCPELVGPTLLAKRRYMRQHLDHVRRRLMFEPRGHRDMYGAVLVPSELPDAHLGVLFLHNEGYSSMCGHAVLALGRFALDFGLVPAPPAGAREARVNIHCPCGLVAAFVECEGGRSRGPVRFHSVPAFALATDVLVDVPGHGKVVVDIAYGGAFYAFVSAEKLGLDVCSSKTRDLVDAASAVTEAVKVQFKINHPESEDLAFLYGTILTDGRDVYTEEPTTNICVFADEQVDRSPTGSGVTARIALQYHKGLLELNQTRAFKSSATGSVFTGKAVREAKCGDFKAVIVEVSGQAHYTGTASFTVEDDDPLRDGFLLK, via the exons ATGGAGAGCGCGCTGGCGGTGGCCCGGCTGCCCCCGCACGACCCGGGGACTCCGGCGCTGGCGGTGGTGGACATGCACACGGGCGGCGAGCCCCTGCGCGTCGTGCTGGCGGGGTGTCCGGAGCTGGTCGGCCCCACGctgctggccaagcggcgctacATGCGCCAGCACCTGGACCACGTGCGGCGCCGGCTCATGTTCGAGCCCCGGGGGCACCGGGACATGTACGGGGCCGTGCTGGTGCCGAGCGAGCTGCCGGACGCGCACCTGGGCGTCCTGTTCCTGCACAACGAGGGCTACAGCTCCATGTGCGGCCACGCCGTGCTGGCGCTGGGCCGCTTCGCGCTCGACTTCGGGCTGGTGCCGGCGCCCCCGGCCGGGGCCCGCGAGGCCCGCGTCAACATCCACTGCCCGTGCGGGCTGGTGGCCGCCTTCGTGGAGTGCGAGGGCGGCCGCAGCCGGGGCCCGGTGCGCTTCCACAGCGTCCCGGCCTTCGCGCTGGCCACAG ATGTCCTGGTGGACGTTCCTGGTCATGGAAAGGTGGTGGTGGACATTGCGTACGGTGGCGCATTTTATGCGTTTGTTAGTGCCGAAAAGTTAGGACTCGATGTTTGTTCTTCAAAGACAAGGGACCTGGTGGATGCAGCGAGTGCAGTGACGGAGGCAGTGAAAGTTCAG TTTAAAATTAATCATCCTGAAAGTGAAGACCTTGCCTTTCTATATGGAACTATATTAACAGATGGAAGAGATGTTTATACTGAGGAACCAACTACCAACATCTGTGTGTTTGCAGATGAACAG GTTGACAGAAGTCCTACTGGCTCAGGAGTGACAGCCCGAATTGCCTTACAGTATCACAAAGGGCTTCTGGAACTGAACCAGACCAGAGCCTTTAAAAGCAGTGCAACTGGCTCAGTCTTCACAGGGAAGGCTGTGAGG GAAGCAAAATGTGGTGATTTTAAAGCTGTTATAGTGGAAGTATCCGGACAAGCCCATTACACAGGTACAGCAAGTTTCACAGTAGAAGACGACGACCCGCTGAGGGATGGATTTCTTCTCAAGTGA
- the GPR135 gene encoding G-protein coupled receptor 135 encodes MEKPPPLRPPASPALLGSPPPGAPSPAGGPGGTSSAAAAAAAAVLSFSTVAAAAAAALGNQSDGSGAGSAGAPAGGGLGGHEAPGAAGRPPLGPEAAPLLSHGAAVAAQALVLLLIFLLSSLGNCAVMRVIVKHRQLRTVTNAFILSLSLSDLLTALLCLPAAFLDLFTPPGGPAPAAAAGPWRGFCAASRFFSSCFGIVSTLSVALISLDRYCAIVRPPREKIGRRRALQLLAGAWLAALGFSLPGELLRAPREPPAAQSFHGCLYRTFPDPAQLGAAYSVGLVVACYLLPFLLMCFCHYHICKTVRLSDVRVRPATTYARVLRFFSEVRTATTVLVMIVFVICCWGPYCFLVLLAAARQAQATQAPSLLNVVAVWLTWANGAINPVIYAIRNPNISMLLGRSREEGYRTRNVDVFLPNQGPGLQARSRNRLRNRYAKRLRACSRMSASNRAVGIGGDVGMWARKNPVVLFCREGPPEPVTTVAKQTKSEAVDTSL; translated from the coding sequence ATGGAGAAGCCGCCGCCGCTCCGCCCGCCGGCGAGCCCGGCCTTGCTGGGCAGCCCGCCCCCCGGCGCCCCCTCCCCGGCCGGCGGCCCTGGCGGCACTTcctccgcggcggcggcggcggcggcggccgtgcTCTCCTTCAGCACCGTGGCGGCCGCGGCGGCCGCGGCGCTGGGGAACCAGAGCGACGGGAGCGGGGCCGGCAGCGCTGGCGCCCCGGCTGGCGGCGGCCTCGGCGGGCACGAGGCGCCGGGGGCGGCGGGGAGGCCCCCGCTGGGCCCCGAGGCGGCGCCGCTGCTGTCGCACGGGGCGGCGGTGGCGGCGCAGGCGCTCGTCCTCCTGCTCATCTTCCTGCTGTCTAGTCTGGGCAACTGCGCCGTGATGCGGGTGATCGTGAAGCACCGGCAGCTCCGCACCGTCACCAACGCCTTCATCCTGTCCCTGTCGCTGTCCGACCTGCTCACGGCGCTGCTCTGCCTGCCCGCCGCCTTCCTGGACCTCTTCACGCCGCCCGGGGGCCcggcgcccgccgccgccgcggggCCCTGGCGCGGCTTCTGCGCCGCCAGCCGCTTCTTCAGCTCGTGCTTCGGCATCGTGTCCACGCTCAGCGTGGCCCTCATCTCGCTGGACCGCTACTGCGCCATCGTGCGGCCGCCCCGCGAGAAGATCGGCCGCCGCCGCGCGCTGCAGCTGCTGGCGGGCGCCTGGCTGGCGGCGCTGGGCTTCTCCCTGCCCGGGGAGCTGCTCCGCGCGCCCCGGGAGCCCCCGGCCGCGCAGAGCTTCCACGGCTGCCTGTACCGGACCTTCCCCGACCCCGCGCAGCTGGGTGCGGCCTACAGCGTGGGGCTAGTGGTGGCCTGCTACCTGCTGCCCTTCCTGCTCATGTGCTTCTGCCACTACCACATCTGCAAGACCGTGCGCCTGTCGGACGTGCGCGTGCGGCCCGCGACCACCTACGCGCGCGTGCTGCGCTTCTTCAGCGAGGTGCGCACGGCCACCACCGTGCTCGTCATGATCGTCTTCGTCATCTGCTGCTGGGGGCCCTACTGCTTCCTGGTGCTGCTGGCCGCCGCCCGGCAGGCCCAGGCCACGCAGGCCCCCTCGCTCCTCAACGTGGTGGCTGTCTGGCTGACCTGGGCCAATGGGGCCATCAACCCTGTCATCTACGCCATCCGCAACCCCAACATTTCGATGCTCCTAGGGCGCAGTCGGGAAGAGGGCTACCGGACTAGGAATGTGGACGTTTTCCTGCCCAACCAGGGCCCGGGTCTGCAGGCCAGAAGCCGCAATCGCCTTCGAAACCGCTACGCCAAACGGCTGAGGGCCTGCAGCAGGATGTCCGCTTCCAACCGGGCCGTCGGGATCGGAGGGGACGTGGGCATGTGGGCTCGAAAAAATCCAGTTGTGCTTTTCTGCCGGGAGGGGCCACCAGAGCCTGTGACAACAGTGGCCAAACAGACTAAATCCGAAGCCGTGGATACTAGCCTCTAA